One segment of Pantoea sp. Lij88 DNA contains the following:
- the punC gene encoding purine nucleoside transporter PunC codes for MLSNKGFMPYLALLSMLGFLATDMYLPAFGAMQQTFNTSPGLISASMSLFLGGFAVGQLFWGPLSDRIGRKPVLLAGLAMFGIGCAGMLWVNDIYLMLALRFVQAIGVCAAAVSWQALVVDRYPAARANKVFATIMPLVALSPALAPLLGAWLIGHFHWRSIFLVLTLIAVALILTTLRLPTVRKAAGDKKAQPGFFTLLKSRVYSGNVLIYSACSASFFAWLTGSPFILADLGLSPADIGLSYVPQTLAFLIGGFGCRALLNRFNGAQLLPWLLGVYSLSILALFAVALAGSSTLVSLMVPFCGMALANGAIYPIVVSSALMPFPDATGKAAALQNTLQLGLCFAASLAVSAGLTQALFTTTLMMTVTIVLALLGYVMQHAASAQTVVASAQPACQDNH; via the coding sequence ATGTTGTCGAACAAAGGATTCATGCCCTACCTTGCCCTGCTGAGCATGCTCGGCTTTTTAGCCACGGATATGTACCTGCCCGCCTTTGGTGCGATGCAGCAAACCTTTAATACCTCACCCGGTCTGATCAGCGCCAGTATGAGTCTCTTTCTGGGAGGCTTCGCCGTGGGTCAGCTTTTCTGGGGACCGCTTTCCGATCGCATTGGCCGCAAGCCAGTACTGCTGGCCGGACTGGCTATGTTTGGTATCGGCTGCGCGGGCATGCTGTGGGTGAATGATATTTATCTGATGCTGGCGCTACGGTTTGTTCAGGCGATTGGTGTCTGTGCTGCGGCCGTGAGCTGGCAGGCGCTGGTAGTGGATCGCTACCCTGCCGCACGCGCCAACAAAGTCTTCGCCACCATTATGCCGCTGGTTGCGCTCTCTCCGGCGCTGGCGCCGTTGCTGGGTGCCTGGCTGATTGGCCACTTCCACTGGCGTTCGATTTTCCTGGTACTGACCCTGATTGCGGTAGCGCTGATTCTGACCACGCTGCGTCTGCCCACCGTTCGCAAAGCCGCCGGCGACAAAAAGGCGCAGCCGGGCTTCTTTACGCTGCTGAAATCTCGGGTCTACAGCGGCAACGTGCTGATCTACTCCGCCTGTTCCGCCAGTTTCTTTGCCTGGCTGACCGGCTCGCCATTTATTCTGGCGGACCTGGGGCTCTCACCCGCCGATATCGGCCTGAGCTATGTCCCACAGACTCTTGCCTTTTTAATCGGCGGATTCGGCTGTCGCGCCCTGCTTAACCGCTTCAACGGTGCTCAGTTGCTTCCCTGGCTGCTGGGCGTCTACAGCCTGAGCATTCTGGCGCTGTTTGCTGTTGCGCTTGCAGGCAGCAGCACGCTGGTGAGCCTGATGGTTCCGTTCTGCGGTATGGCACTGGCTAACGGCGCGATCTACCCGATTGTGGTTTCCAGTGCACTGATGCCCTTCCCGGATGCCACCGGTAAAGCGGCCGCGTTGCAGAACACTCTGCAGTTAGGACTCTGCTTCGCCGCCAGCCTGGCAGTATCGGCCGGTTTAACCCAGGCTCTGTTTACCACCACGCTGATGATGACGGTGACTATTGTGCTCGCACTGCTCGGTTACGTTATGCAGCATGCCGCAAGCGCACAAACTGTTGTTGCCTCTGCACAACCTGCCTGCCAGGATAATCACTGA
- the purR gene encoding HTH-type transcriptional repressor PurR — protein MATIKDVAKRAGVSTTTVSHVINKTRFVAEETRNAVWQAIKELHYSPSAVARSLKVNHTKTLGLLATSSEAPYFAEIIEAVENHCFDKGYTLILGNAHNDLQKQRAYLSMMAQKRVDGLLVMCSEYPDDLLQMLEENRNIPMVVMDWGESRADFTDTVLDNAFQGGYLAGRYLIERGHRDIGAIPGQMERNTGGGRHAGFLKALEEAGIQPRAEWIVQGDFEPESGYQAMQQILSQKQRPTAVFCGGDIMAMGAICAADEMGLRVPQDISVIGYDNVRNARYFAPALTTVHQPKAQLGEKALDMLLDRITSKREISQTIEVHPTLIERRSVADGPFRDYRR, from the coding sequence CGCAACGCGGTCTGGCAGGCGATCAAGGAACTGCACTACTCGCCGAGCGCCGTGGCGCGCAGCCTGAAAGTGAACCACACCAAAACGCTGGGCCTGCTTGCCACCTCCAGCGAAGCACCCTATTTCGCTGAAATTATTGAAGCGGTTGAAAATCACTGTTTTGACAAAGGCTATACGCTGATTCTGGGTAATGCGCACAACGATCTGCAAAAGCAGCGTGCCTACCTCAGCATGATGGCGCAGAAGCGCGTCGATGGTCTGCTGGTGATGTGCTCTGAATATCCGGACGACCTGTTGCAGATGCTGGAAGAGAACCGCAATATCCCGATGGTGGTGATGGACTGGGGCGAGTCGCGCGCCGACTTCACCGACACGGTGCTGGATAATGCCTTCCAGGGCGGCTATCTGGCGGGACGCTATCTGATTGAACGTGGACACCGTGATATTGGTGCTATCCCCGGCCAGATGGAGCGCAATACCGGTGGCGGACGCCATGCCGGTTTCCTGAAAGCGCTGGAAGAAGCGGGTATCCAGCCGCGTGCCGAGTGGATTGTGCAGGGTGACTTTGAGCCGGAATCGGGCTATCAGGCGATGCAGCAGATCCTGTCGCAGAAACAGCGCCCGACGGCGGTGTTCTGCGGCGGTGACATCATGGCGATGGGCGCGATTTGCGCCGCTGACGAGATGGGGTTACGCGTCCCGCAGGATATTTCGGTGATCGGTTATGACAATGTGCGCAACGCCCGCTATTTCGCACCCGCCCTGACGACCGTACATCAGCCTAAAGCTCAGCTGGGGGAAAAAGCGCTGGATATGCTGCTGGACCGCATCACCAGTAAGCGTGAAATTTCACAAACGATCGAAGTCCATCCCACGCTGATTGAACGTCGTTCTGTGGCTGATGGTCCGTTCCGCGACTATCGCCGTTAA
- a CDS encoding L,D-transpeptidase family protein — MKPALRLAGALLLTCFGLSAPAFATEYPLPPPDSRLIGENVLNQVPDDKQPLESIASRYQVGLLGLLEANPGTDPWLPKAGTQLTVPLQMILPDTPREGIVVNLAELRLYYYPKGEDKVIVYPIGIGQLGAATPVMVTQISQKIPNPTWTPTPNIRKRYAKEGITLPGVVPAGPDNPMGQFALRLARGTGQYLIHGTNAKFGIGMRVSSGCIRLRSEDIEALFNAAPKGTRVQIINQPVKFAVEPDGKRYVEVHQPLSRNDKDDPQTMPIAITSDLKKFMKSEKSDSALIKASLTRRSGMPVLVSSGEPVQSDTVPPAGLESASVGAESPVVQADGKAAQP, encoded by the coding sequence ATGAAACCTGCTTTACGTTTAGCCGGTGCATTGCTGCTGACCTGCTTTGGGCTCTCTGCACCCGCATTCGCCACCGAATACCCGCTGCCACCGCCTGACAGTCGCCTGATTGGCGAAAACGTCCTGAATCAGGTTCCTGACGATAAACAACCGCTGGAATCCATCGCGTCCCGCTACCAGGTCGGCCTTCTGGGCCTGCTGGAGGCGAATCCCGGAACCGATCCCTGGCTGCCCAAAGCCGGTACCCAACTGACCGTGCCGCTGCAGATGATCCTGCCCGATACGCCGCGCGAAGGGATTGTGGTGAATCTCGCCGAACTGCGTCTCTATTACTATCCCAAAGGCGAAGATAAGGTCATCGTCTATCCCATCGGCATCGGCCAGCTGGGTGCGGCAACGCCCGTCATGGTGACGCAGATCAGCCAGAAGATCCCGAATCCCACCTGGACGCCCACCCCGAACATCCGCAAGCGCTACGCCAAAGAGGGTATTACGCTACCTGGCGTGGTTCCTGCCGGACCGGATAATCCGATGGGGCAGTTTGCCCTGCGTCTGGCGCGCGGCACCGGCCAGTATCTGATTCACGGCACCAATGCGAAGTTTGGCATCGGCATGCGCGTCAGTTCAGGCTGCATCCGCCTGCGTTCAGAGGATATCGAAGCGTTGTTTAACGCCGCACCTAAAGGCACGCGTGTTCAGATCATCAATCAGCCGGTGAAGTTCGCTGTGGAGCCGGATGGGAAACGCTATGTTGAAGTGCATCAGCCGTTATCGCGTAACGATAAAGACGATCCGCAGACCATGCCGATTGCGATCACCAGTGACCTGAAGAAGTTCATGAAAAGTGAGAAGAGTGATAGCGCGTTGATTAAAGCCAGCTTAACGCGTCGCTCAGGCATGCCTGTGCTGGTCAGCAGTGGGGAACCGGTACAGAGTGATACCGTACCGCCTGCCGGGCTGGAGAGTGCCTCTGTGGGCGCAGAGAGTCCGGTTGTACAGGCCGACGGTAAAGCCGCTCAGCCCTGA
- the sufS gene encoding cysteine desulfurase SufS, with protein sequence MNFDLERIRADFPILKREVNGHPLAYLDSAASAQRPLSVINAESHFYQHGYAAVHRGIHTLSQQATSDMENVRDQAARFINAPSQEEIVFVKGTTEGINLVANTWGSSNFKAGDNLIITEMEHHANIVPWQMLAQRTGAEVRVLPLNDNGELALEQLAGLIDSRTRLLAVTHVSNVLGTVNPVKAIVAQAKAAGVVTLVDGAQAVMHDKVDVQDIGCDFYVFSSHKLYGPNGVGILYGRKALLDEMPPWEGGGSMIGQVMLPTGTTWNSAPWRFEAGTPNTGGIIGFGAALAYVQALGLDTIHQRETALMNYALDKLGTVPDIQIYGPQSRAGVIAFNLGKHHAYDVGSFLDQYGIAIRTGHHCAMPLMKHYNVPAMCRASFTFYNSEEEVDRLAAGLTRIHRLLGG encoded by the coding sequence ATGAACTTCGATCTCGAACGCATCAGGGCTGATTTCCCTATCCTGAAGCGTGAGGTCAACGGTCATCCGCTGGCCTATCTTGACAGTGCGGCCAGCGCACAGCGTCCCCTCTCGGTGATTAACGCCGAGAGTCATTTCTATCAGCACGGCTATGCAGCCGTGCATCGCGGTATCCATACGCTGAGCCAGCAGGCGACCAGCGACATGGAGAATGTCCGCGATCAGGCGGCCCGTTTCATCAATGCGCCGTCTCAGGAAGAGATCGTTTTCGTCAAAGGCACCACCGAAGGCATCAATCTGGTGGCGAACACCTGGGGCAGCAGTAATTTCAAGGCTGGCGACAACCTGATCATTACTGAGATGGAGCATCACGCCAATATCGTTCCGTGGCAGATGCTGGCGCAGCGTACCGGTGCAGAAGTACGTGTCCTGCCATTAAATGACAATGGTGAGCTGGCGCTGGAGCAACTGGCGGGGCTGATCGACAGCCGCACGCGGCTGCTGGCGGTCACGCACGTTTCAAACGTGCTCGGCACCGTTAACCCGGTTAAGGCGATCGTGGCGCAGGCCAAAGCCGCTGGCGTGGTCACGCTGGTGGATGGCGCGCAGGCGGTCATGCATGACAAAGTTGACGTGCAGGATATCGGCTGCGACTTCTACGTCTTCTCCAGTCATAAACTTTATGGCCCGAACGGCGTGGGTATTCTTTACGGCCGCAAAGCGCTGCTGGATGAGATGCCACCGTGGGAAGGCGGCGGTTCTATGATCGGTCAGGTCATGCTGCCCACCGGCACCACCTGGAACAGTGCGCCGTGGCGTTTTGAAGCAGGGACACCGAATACCGGCGGCATTATCGGTTTTGGCGCGGCCCTGGCCTATGTGCAGGCGCTGGGACTGGATACCATTCATCAGCGTGAGACCGCGCTGATGAATTACGCGCTCGATAAGCTGGGCACCGTGCCGGATATTCAGATTTACGGCCCACAGTCACGCGCGGGTGTCATCGCCTTCAATCTGGGTAAACACCATGCCTATGACGTCGGCAGCTTCCTGGATCAATATGGTATTGCCATCCGCACCGGACATCACTGCGCGATGCCGCTGATGAAGCACTACAACGTCCCGGCGATGTGCCGTGCCTCCTTCACCTTCTATAACAGTGAAGAGGAAGTGGATCGTCTGGCGGCCGGTCTGACGCGCATTCATCGTCTGCTGGGCGGCTGA
- a CDS encoding MATE family efflux transporter, with the protein MQKYLTEARQLLALAIPVILAQVAQTAMGFVDTIMAGAVSATDMAAVAVGTSVWLPAILFGHGLLLALTPTVAQLNGSGRRERIGEQIRQGYWLAFFVSLLIMVLLWHAGYLIRAMHDIDPALALKAEGYLHALLFGAPGYLFFQVLRNQCEGLSKTKPGMVLGFLGLMFNIPLNYVFIYGHFGMPALGGVGCGVATASVYWVMFICMRFWVRRMGSMRDIRMESRWSPPSRPILSRLMTLGLPVALALFFEVTLFAVVALLVSPLGIVNVAGHQIALNFSSLMFVLPLSLGVATTIRVGYRLGQGSTEQARVAAWTAQGVGISMAALTAIFTVTFRHQIALLYNDNPDVVTLAAQLMMLAAIYQFSDSIQVIGSGILRGYKDTRSIFFITFIAYWLLGLPAGYLLALTDWIVPRMGPAGFWCGFIIGLTSAAIMMLWRIRRLQQSPAEIILTRAAR; encoded by the coding sequence GTGCAGAAGTATTTAACAGAAGCGCGTCAATTGCTGGCCCTTGCGATTCCGGTCATCCTTGCTCAGGTGGCTCAAACCGCAATGGGATTTGTGGATACCATTATGGCCGGCGCAGTCAGCGCCACGGATATGGCCGCCGTTGCTGTCGGCACCTCTGTCTGGCTTCCGGCCATCCTCTTTGGTCATGGTCTTCTGCTTGCATTGACGCCCACCGTTGCGCAACTCAACGGTTCAGGTCGCCGCGAACGCATCGGCGAACAGATTCGCCAGGGATACTGGCTCGCCTTTTTCGTCTCACTGCTGATTATGGTGCTGCTGTGGCATGCCGGTTATCTCATCCGGGCGATGCATGACATCGATCCGGCGCTGGCGCTGAAAGCAGAGGGCTATCTGCATGCCCTGCTGTTCGGCGCGCCTGGCTACCTCTTCTTCCAGGTGCTGCGCAATCAGTGTGAGGGGCTGTCAAAGACCAAACCCGGCATGGTGCTGGGTTTCCTGGGGCTGATGTTCAACATCCCGCTTAACTATGTCTTTATCTATGGCCACTTCGGCATGCCAGCCCTGGGCGGTGTCGGCTGCGGCGTAGCGACCGCCTCGGTCTACTGGGTGATGTTTATCTGCATGCGCTTCTGGGTGCGCCGGATGGGCAGCATGCGTGATATCCGGATGGAAAGCCGCTGGTCTCCGCCTTCGCGTCCGATTCTGAGCCGCCTGATGACGCTGGGATTGCCGGTGGCGCTGGCGCTTTTCTTTGAGGTCACGCTGTTTGCCGTTGTCGCGCTGCTGGTTTCGCCACTGGGCATCGTTAACGTGGCCGGTCACCAGATTGCGCTGAACTTCAGTTCACTGATGTTCGTTTTGCCGCTGTCGCTGGGTGTCGCAACCACCATCCGCGTCGGGTATCGTCTGGGTCAGGGCTCCACCGAGCAGGCCCGGGTTGCGGCCTGGACGGCTCAGGGTGTTGGCATCAGCATGGCGGCGCTGACGGCCATTTTTACCGTCACGTTCCGTCATCAGATCGCCCTGCTCTACAACGACAATCCCGACGTGGTAACGCTGGCGGCACAGCTGATGATGCTGGCGGCGATTTATCAGTTCTCTGATTCGATTCAGGTGATTGGCAGCGGGATCCTGCGCGGCTATAAAGATACGCGATCGATATTCTTTATTACCTTTATCGCCTACTGGCTGCTGGGACTGCCGGCGGGGTATCTGCTGGCGCTGACCGACTGGATTGTGCCCCGGATGGGACCGGCGGGCTTCTGGTGCGGCTTTATCATCGGCCTGACTTCGGCTGCGATTATGATGCTCTGGCGCATCAGACGGTTACAGCAATCCCCGGCTGAAATCATTCTGACGCGCGCCGCGCGATAG
- the sufE gene encoding cysteine desulfuration protein SufE: MATLPEKEKLVRNFNRCANWEEKYLYIIELGSKLPESSETLHQPENVISGCQSQVWIRMTPQADGSIAFEGDSDAAIVKGLIAIVFSLYQNLPPADILALDVRHWFGELALMQHLTPTRSQGLEAMIRSIRHTAQNLS; encoded by the coding sequence ATGGCGACTTTGCCTGAAAAAGAGAAACTGGTTCGCAACTTCAATCGTTGCGCCAACTGGGAAGAGAAGTACCTCTACATCATCGAGCTGGGTTCAAAGCTTCCGGAATCTTCTGAAACCTTACACCAGCCGGAAAACGTGATTTCGGGTTGTCAGAGTCAGGTGTGGATCAGAATGACCCCGCAGGCAGATGGTTCGATAGCGTTTGAAGGCGACAGCGATGCCGCTATCGTTAAAGGTCTGATTGCTATCGTATTTAGTCTTTATCAGAACCTGCCGCCCGCCGACATTCTGGCGCTGGATGTGCGCCACTGGTTTGGCGAACTGGCCCTGATGCAGCACCTGACGCCCACCCGGTCGCAGGGGCTGGAGGCGATGATTCGGTCTATTCGCCATACCGCTCAGAACCTCAGCTAA
- the cfa gene encoding cyclopropane fatty acyl phospholipid synthase yields the protein MSSSYAEAVSPEENHWYRIVHELLEKADIEINGSRPWDIHVTHPGFFKRVLQEGSLGLGESYMDGWWECDRLDIFFHQVLRHKLDQQLPHHFKDTLRIAAARLTNLQSKKRAWIVGKEHYDLGNDLFSLMLDPYMQYSCGYWKEATTLAAAQEAKLDMICRKLALEPGMSLLDIGCGWGGLAEFAARHYGVKVHGVTISAEQQKLAQQRCSGLDVTILLQDYRDLNEQFDRIVSVGMFEHVGPKNYATYFDVVDRNLKPDGIFLLHTIGAIKTDMSVDPWIDKYIFPNGCLPSVRHVADASEPHFILEDWHNFGADYDKTLMAWHERFLQAWPELADKYGERFKRMFSYYLNACAGAFRARDIQLWQIVFSRGVEGGLRVAR from the coding sequence ATGAGTTCATCTTATGCAGAAGCAGTGAGCCCTGAAGAGAACCATTGGTATCGCATCGTTCATGAACTGCTGGAAAAAGCGGATATTGAAATCAATGGTTCACGTCCCTGGGATATCCATGTTACTCATCCCGGGTTTTTTAAGCGTGTTCTGCAGGAGGGTTCACTTGGGCTCGGTGAGAGCTATATGGATGGATGGTGGGAGTGTGACCGGCTGGATATCTTCTTCCACCAGGTGCTCAGACATAAACTCGATCAGCAGCTTCCTCATCACTTTAAAGATACGCTGCGCATTGCCGCTGCCCGCTTAACCAATCTGCAGTCAAAAAAACGGGCGTGGATTGTCGGTAAAGAGCATTACGACCTGGGTAACGACCTCTTTTCACTGATGCTCGACCCGTACATGCAGTACTCCTGTGGCTACTGGAAAGAGGCAACGACGCTGGCAGCGGCGCAGGAAGCCAAGCTGGATATGATCTGCCGTAAATTAGCGCTGGAACCCGGAATGTCGCTGCTGGATATCGGTTGTGGCTGGGGCGGGCTCGCGGAATTTGCCGCACGTCATTACGGCGTGAAGGTGCATGGCGTGACGATTTCCGCTGAACAACAGAAACTGGCGCAGCAGCGCTGTAGTGGATTAGACGTCACGATTCTGCTGCAGGATTATCGCGATCTGAATGAGCAGTTTGATCGCATCGTTTCGGTGGGGATGTTTGAGCATGTCGGGCCGAAAAATTACGCCACTTATTTTGATGTGGTCGATCGTAATTTAAAGCCTGACGGTATTTTCCTGCTTCACACCATTGGTGCGATTAAAACCGATATGAGTGTCGATCCCTGGATCGATAAATATATCTTCCCCAATGGCTGTCTGCCTTCGGTGCGTCATGTGGCGGATGCCAGCGAGCCCCATTTTATTCTGGAAGACTGGCATAACTTTGGTGCTGATTACGATAAAACCCTGATGGCCTGGCATGAACGCTTTCTGCAGGCCTGGCCCGAGCTGGCTGATAAATATGGCGAACGTTTTAAGCGGATGTTCTCCTATTATCTGAACGCCTGTGCCGGTGCTTTCCGGGCGCGTGATATTCAGCTGTGGCAGATTGTGTTCAGTCGGGGTGTTGAGGGGGGATTACGGGTGGCGCGGTAG
- a CDS encoding major outer membrane lipoprotein produces the protein MNRTKLVLGAVVLASTMLAGCSSNAKIDQLSSDVQTLNAKVDQLSNDVNAVRSDVQAAKDDAARANQRLDNQAHSYRK, from the coding sequence ATGAATCGTACTAAACTGGTACTGGGCGCGGTAGTTCTGGCTTCAACTATGCTGGCTGGTTGCTCAAGCAACGCTAAAATCGACCAGCTGTCTTCAGACGTTCAGACTCTGAACGCTAAAGTTGACCAGCTGAGCAACGACGTGAACGCAGTGCGTTCAGACGTTCAGGCTGCTAAAGATGACGCAGCTCGCGCTAACCAGCGTCTGGACAACCAGGCTCACTCTTACCGTAAGTAA
- the pykF gene encoding pyruvate kinase PykF has protein sequence MKKTKIVCTIGPKTESEEMLTQLLEAGMNVMRLNFSHGDYAEHGQRITNMRAVMQKTGRQAAILLDTKGPEIRTMKLEGGNDAALKAGQTFTFTTDQSVIGNSERVAVTYPGFTADLKIGNTVLVDDGLIGMEVTEVTENTVVCKVLNNGDLGENKGVNLPGVSIQLPALAEKDKRDLIFGCEQGVDFVAASFIRKRSDVLEIREHLKQNGGEHIQIISKIENQEGLNNFDEILEASDGIMVARGDLGVEIPVEEVIFAQKMMIKKCNKARKVVITATQMLDSMIKNPRPTRAEAGDVANAILDGTDAVMLSGESAKGRYPLESVTIMATICERTDRVMKSRIDSQSDNRKMRITEAVCRGAVETAEKLEAPLIVVATEGGKSAKAVRKYFPNATILALTTNPTTARQLILSKGIETRLVTEIASTDDFYRLGKEAALESGYGQKGDVVVLVSGALVPSGTTNTASVHVL, from the coding sequence ATGAAAAAGACTAAAATCGTTTGTACAATCGGCCCGAAAACCGAATCCGAAGAGATGCTGACTCAGCTCCTTGAAGCTGGCATGAATGTTATGCGTCTTAACTTCTCTCACGGCGACTATGCTGAGCATGGTCAGCGCATCACTAACATGCGTGCCGTAATGCAAAAAACCGGCCGTCAGGCCGCGATCCTGCTGGATACCAAAGGTCCTGAAATCCGCACCATGAAACTGGAAGGCGGCAATGACGCTGCACTGAAAGCGGGTCAGACCTTTACCTTTACGACCGACCAGAGCGTCATCGGTAACAGCGAGCGCGTTGCGGTCACCTACCCGGGCTTCACCGCTGACCTGAAAATCGGCAACACCGTGCTGGTCGATGATGGCCTGATCGGCATGGAAGTGACCGAAGTCACCGAAAACACCGTGGTGTGTAAAGTCCTGAACAATGGCGACCTGGGTGAGAACAAAGGCGTTAACCTGCCAGGCGTTTCTATCCAGCTGCCAGCCCTGGCTGAAAAAGATAAGCGCGACCTGATCTTTGGTTGTGAGCAGGGTGTGGACTTCGTTGCTGCCTCTTTCATCCGTAAACGTTCAGACGTGCTGGAAATTCGTGAGCACCTGAAACAGAACGGCGGCGAGCACATCCAGATCATCTCTAAAATCGAAAACCAGGAAGGCCTGAACAACTTCGACGAAATCCTCGAAGCCTCAGACGGCATCATGGTTGCGCGTGGCGACCTGGGTGTTGAGATCCCGGTTGAAGAAGTGATCTTCGCGCAGAAGATGATGATCAAAAAATGTAATAAAGCACGCAAAGTGGTTATCACCGCCACCCAGATGCTGGATTCCATGATCAAGAACCCGCGCCCGACCCGCGCAGAAGCCGGTGACGTCGCCAACGCCATCCTCGACGGAACTGATGCCGTCATGCTGTCAGGTGAGAGCGCCAAAGGCCGTTATCCGCTGGAGTCGGTCACCATCATGGCGACCATCTGTGAGCGTACCGACCGCGTGATGAAGTCCCGCATCGACAGCCAGAGTGATAACCGCAAAATGCGCATCACCGAAGCCGTCTGCCGTGGTGCTGTTGAGACCGCTGAGAAGCTGGAAGCTCCTCTGATTGTGGTAGCTACTGAAGGCGGGAAGTCAGCTAAAGCCGTGCGTAAGTATTTCCCGAACGCGACCATCCTGGCGCTGACCACCAATCCGACCACGGCCCGTCAGCTGATCCTGAGCAAAGGCATTGAGACGCGTCTGGTGACCGAGATCGCCTCAACCGACGATTTCTATCGTCTGGGTAAAGAAGCCGCGCTGGAAAGTGGCTATGGTCAGAAAGGCGATGTTGTAGTGCTGGTGTCAGGTGCATTAGTACCAAGCGGAACTACCAACACCGCTTCCGTACACGTACTGTAA
- the punR gene encoding DNA-binding transcriptional activator PunR, producing the protein MWSEYALEVVDAVARGGSFSAAAQELHRVPSAISYTVRQLENWLAVPLFERQHREVVLTPAGEHFVREGRSVIKKMLATRRQCQQLANGWRGQLSIAVDRIAKPQRTRQLVKDFYRHFPDMELIISYEVFNGVWDALADGRVEVAIGATQAIPVGGRFAFRDMGTLNWRCVVAPDHPLTQASQIDDDTLRSWPSLVLEDTSRALPRRMTWTLDNQRRLVVPEWQTGLECVQAGLCVAMVPGHLARPLLDSGDLVELTLPVAFPDSPCCVSWAEDRASPATGWLLSYLGDAQTLNQEWLSED; encoded by the coding sequence ATGTGGTCTGAATATGCATTAGAGGTGGTTGACGCGGTTGCGCGTGGGGGCAGCTTCAGCGCTGCCGCGCAGGAGCTACATCGGGTGCCTTCTGCCATCAGCTACACCGTGCGCCAGCTGGAAAACTGGCTGGCGGTGCCGCTGTTTGAGCGTCAACATCGTGAAGTGGTGCTGACGCCGGCGGGTGAGCATTTTGTCCGGGAAGGCCGAAGCGTCATCAAAAAAATGCTTGCCACCCGGCGTCAGTGTCAGCAACTGGCCAACGGCTGGCGCGGGCAGCTCAGTATTGCCGTTGACCGTATCGCCAAACCTCAGCGCACCCGGCAACTGGTCAAAGATTTCTATCGTCACTTCCCCGATATGGAACTGATCATCAGCTATGAGGTATTTAATGGCGTCTGGGATGCGCTGGCCGATGGCCGGGTGGAAGTGGCGATTGGGGCCACCCAGGCGATTCCGGTGGGCGGGCGTTTTGCGTTTCGGGATATGGGCACCCTCAACTGGCGCTGCGTGGTCGCGCCCGATCATCCACTGACGCAGGCGAGCCAGATCGATGATGACACGCTGCGAAGCTGGCCATCACTGGTGCTGGAAGATACCTCGCGAGCGCTGCCGCGCCGTATGACGTGGACGCTGGATAACCAGCGCAGGCTGGTGGTGCCGGAATGGCAGACCGGTCTGGAGTGCGTGCAGGCGGGATTGTGTGTGGCGATGGTACCGGGTCATCTTGCCAGACCGCTGCTCGACAGCGGCGATCTGGTTGAACTGACACTGCCGGTGGCGTTCCCGGATAGCCCCTGCTGCGTCAGCTGGGCCGAGGATCGCGCATCACCGGCGACAGGCTGGTTACTCAGCTATCTGGGTGATGCGCAAACGCTTAATCAGGAGTGGTTAAGCGAGGATTAA
- a CDS encoding riboflavin synthase subunit alpha, with protein MFTGIVQGTAEIVSIEEKELFRTHTVRLPEDLLPGLALGASVAHNGCCLTVTAIEGDRVSFDLIKETLRVTNLGDLRQGDVVNIERAARFSDEIGGHLMSGHIMTTAEICKIIQSEHNREVWFKIQDPTQMKYILHKGFVGIDGISLTVGDVTKTKFCVYLIPETLERTTLGAKTFGDRVNIEIDPHTQAIVETVERVLAQRDAAAAMSMLTGQPASES; from the coding sequence ATGTTTACCGGTATTGTGCAGGGCACCGCAGAAATCGTGTCCATTGAAGAGAAAGAACTGTTTCGTACCCACACTGTCCGACTGCCGGAAGACCTGTTACCGGGTCTGGCGCTGGGCGCATCGGTAGCCCATAACGGTTGCTGCTTAACCGTGACGGCAATTGAAGGCGACCGCGTCAGTTTTGATTTAATTAAAGAGACATTGCGGGTGACTAACCTTGGCGATTTACGTCAGGGCGACGTGGTCAATATTGAGCGTGCAGCCAGATTCAGCGATGAAATAGGCGGCCATCTGATGTCAGGTCATATTATGACCACCGCTGAAATCTGCAAAATTATTCAGTCAGAACATAACCGCGAAGTCTGGTTTAAAATTCAGGATCCGACGCAGATGAAATATATTCTGCATAAAGGTTTCGTCGGCATCGACGGTATCAGCCTGACGGTGGGGGATGTGACGAAGACCAAGTTCTGCGTCTATCTGATCCCGGAAACGCTGGAGCGTACGACTCTGGGCGCGAAGACGTTTGGCGATCGGGTCAATATTGAGATCGATCCGCACACGCAGGCAATCGTAGAGACCGTTGAGCGGGTGTTAGCACAGCGCGATGCCGCAGCGGCGATGAGTATGCTGACCGGCCAGCCTGCCTCCGAAAGTTAA